TGCTGGGCCGCCCCGTCTTTTGGGGCTGCTCAGCCCTGGCCGGTGCTCAGTGCCACCCAGCGCTTGAGCACGCTGGCGGCCGCGCCGCCGTCGATCGACGCTTCGGCCCGCGCCACGGCAAAGCGGAGGCGTTCCTCCAGGGTGCCCCTGGCTTCGGCGTCGTAGGCCACCAGGCCCGCCGCGGCATTAAGGACGACGGCGTCACGCACCGGACCGCGTTCCCCGTCCAGGACACGGCGGACCACCCCGGCATTGTAGTCCGCATTCTTCCCCCGCAGGTCTTCGATGGTGGCTCGGGCAATGCCGACGTCCAGGGGGTCCAGGTCGGTCTCGACGACCGCCCCGTCGCGGACCTCCCACACCCTGGAGGGACCCGTCGTCGTCAGTTCATCAAGGCCGTCGCTGCCGCGGAACACCAGGGCGCGGACGCCGCGCGCGGCGAGCACGCCGGCCACAAGCGGCGCCAGCCGCGCCTCCGCCACCCCGATGGCCGATGCCGCCACCCGGGCCGGGTTCGTCAAGGGGCCGAGCAGGTTGAACGCGGTGGGCACGCCCAGCTGCGCGCGGGCGGGCGCTGCATGGCGCATGGACGGATGGAACAGGTTTGCAAAACAAAAGGTGATGCCAATTTCGGCGGCAGCCCGCCCCACACGTTCCACCGACTGGTCCAGCCGGACACCCAGCGATTCCAGGACGTCGGCCGAGCCCGCCGCGGACGACGACGCGCGGTTGCCGTGCTTGACCACAATGGCTCCTGCGCCTGCGCAGACCATCGCGGCCATGGTGGAGATGTTGACGGTGTTGAGCCTGTCGCCCCCCGTTCCGACAATGTCCAGCGCCTCGCCGGCGATCTCCAGCGGACGTGCGTTGGAGAGCATGGCCTCGACCAGCCCGTTGACCTCCTCGACTGTCTCGCCCTTTGCGCGCAGCGCAACGAGGAAGCCGGCTATCTGCACGTCCGAGGCGTTACCTGCCATGATCGTGTTCATGGCCCACTCGGTTTCGGCCGAGGACAGGTCGTTGCGCGCAATCAGGGACGCGGTGAGGTTCGGCCAGGTCGGAGTGGCTGTCGGGGGGCCATCAGGAGGGTTCACCCTCATGATGCTAGACGAAACAGGGCCATCGGACCTGAATGTGACCGTTGACACCGGGTCCATGCTGTGCATACCCGACTGGGTTAACGCTGAGAATCCGCCGGAATTTCGCAAGTTTGTAGAAAAAGATCGCCGAAACGGCATTTCGCATTGGGAACTGGGCCGGTTTATAGACATAATGTCTATGTGACAACTGCGACCCATGCCCCCAGTACTCCGGCGCATCCGACGCTGAACCGCCCCAACATGGTTTCTGTAGGAACCGTCGTTTGGCTGTCCAGTGAGCTGATGTTCTTTGCCGGCCTCTTTGCCATGTACTTCACGCTCCGCTCCACCACCGGTGGACTTTGGGCGGAAGAAACGGCCAAGCTCGACGTTCCCTACGCACTGGTCAACACCCTCGTCCTGGTATCAAGCTCCTTTACTTGCCAGATGGGTGTGTTTGCCGCGGAGAACCTCCAGCCGCGCCGCATCGGCAGCCGCCTCAAGTTCTCCCGTTGGGGAATGACAGAGTGGTTCCTGCTGACATTCGTCCTCGGTTCCATCTTCGTGGCCGGTCAGTCGACCGAATACGCGACGCTGACATCCGAGCACATCACCCTTAACGCCAACGCCTACGGCTCGGCCTTCTACATCACCACGGGCTTCCACGGCCTCCACGTGATCGGCGGCCTCATTGCCTTCCTGCTCATCATTGGGCGCGCCTACGCCGCGAAGAAGTTTGGACACTTCGAGGCGACCAGCGCAATCGTTACCTCGTACTACTGGCACTTCGTCGACGTGGTGTGGATTGGCCTGTTCTTGGTCATTTATATCCTGAAGTAAGCTGACAGTCAGTTTTCTTCTACACGAGGCAGAAATAGCACTTGCGGCTCTCACTAGGGGCTGCCGGATACATAGATCAAAGGAACCACCAAGTGAAGGCACTCTCGCAGAAGCGACGTCATCCGCTGGCAGCAGTAGCGCTGCTGGTGTTGGGGCTCATGCTTACAGGTGGGCTGTACGCAGTTGTCACCACCGTGAACCAAGCCAAGGCCGATACCACCACGTTCACCGCCGGTCAGGCCCACGAAGGCGAAAAGCTCTTCGTGGCCAACTGCGCCACGTGCCACGGCATCGGTGCCCAGGGGACAGCCAACGGCCCGTCGCTCGCCGGCGTGGGTGCC
This genomic stretch from Arthrobacter dokdonellae harbors:
- the trpD gene encoding anthranilate phosphoribosyltransferase; the encoded protein is MNPPDGPPTATPTWPNLTASLIARNDLSSAETEWAMNTIMAGNASDVQIAGFLVALRAKGETVEEVNGLVEAMLSNARPLEIAGEALDIVGTGGDRLNTVNISTMAAMVCAGAGAIVVKHGNRASSSAAGSADVLESLGVRLDQSVERVGRAAAEIGITFCFANLFHPSMRHAAPARAQLGVPTAFNLLGPLTNPARVAASAIGVAEARLAPLVAGVLAARGVRALVFRGSDGLDELTTTGPSRVWEVRDGAVVETDLDPLDVGIARATIEDLRGKNADYNAGVVRRVLDGERGPVRDAVVLNAAAGLVAYDAEARGTLEERLRFAVARAEASIDGGAAASVLKRWVALSTGQG